The Candidatus Effluviviaceae Genus V sp. genome has a window encoding:
- a CDS encoding PAS domain-containing protein, with translation MSPVQGGHREREVQPPVDAAGVILDSIAEGVFTVDGEWCITSFNRAAEEITGTPRDEAIGRPCWEVFRTSICESACALKETMRTGERMLNRRVFIVTSEGERKPIAVSTALLRDADGEVVGGVETFRDLSVEETLRKELRGRRGLGDMVGGSRPMREIFELLPDVAESMSTVLILGESGTGKELLARAIHDLSPRSDGPFVVVNCGALPDNLLESELFGHKAGAFTGARGDREGRFARARGGTIFLDEIGDVSPNLQSRLLRVLQDGSFDPVGASRPESSDARVIAATNRDLAGMVESGEFRQDLYYRINVFPMTLPPLRERREDIPYLVDHFIERFRRLKGKEITGIEPGALSLLMRAELPGNVRELENVIEHAFIMARGSTVRARHLPESVRGRSGRPEPASFDDAERDLIVRTLAKTGWNRTAAARELGIHKTTLWRKMKKLDIEPPA, from the coding sequence ATGTCGCCGGTGCAGGGCGGCCATCGCGAACGGGAGGTGCAGCCGCCAGTCGACGCGGCCGGCGTGATCCTCGACAGCATCGCCGAGGGTGTCTTCACGGTGGACGGCGAGTGGTGCATCACCTCGTTCAACCGCGCCGCCGAGGAGATCACCGGCACGCCGCGTGACGAGGCGATCGGCCGTCCGTGCTGGGAGGTCTTCCGGACAAGCATCTGCGAGTCGGCCTGCGCCCTCAAGGAGACGATGCGGACGGGGGAGAGGATGCTCAACCGCAGGGTCTTCATCGTGACATCCGAGGGTGAGCGAAAGCCGATCGCGGTCTCGACCGCGCTGCTCCGGGACGCGGACGGCGAGGTGGTCGGGGGAGTCGAGACGTTCCGGGACCTGTCGGTCGAGGAGACCCTTCGGAAGGAACTTCGCGGAAGAAGAGGGCTCGGCGACATGGTCGGCGGGAGCCGGCCGATGCGGGAGATCTTCGAGCTGCTCCCGGACGTCGCCGAGAGCATGAGCACCGTGCTTATCCTCGGTGAGAGCGGCACCGGCAAGGAGCTGCTGGCCCGGGCCATCCACGATCTCAGTCCGAGAAGCGATGGGCCGTTCGTCGTCGTGAACTGCGGCGCCCTGCCCGACAATCTCCTCGAGTCAGAGCTCTTCGGGCACAAGGCCGGAGCGTTCACCGGCGCGAGAGGCGACCGTGAGGGCCGTTTCGCGCGCGCCCGAGGGGGGACGATCTTCCTGGACGAGATCGGTGACGTCTCGCCGAACCTCCAGTCACGACTGCTCCGCGTACTTCAGGACGGGAGCTTCGATCCGGTCGGGGCCTCCCGGCCCGAGTCGTCTGACGCGCGCGTCATCGCCGCCACCAACCGCGACCTCGCCGGCATGGTCGAGAGCGGCGAGTTCAGGCAGGACCTCTACTACCGCATTAATGTCTTCCCGATGACACTCCCGCCGCTCCGGGAGCGCCGCGAGGACATCCCGTATCTCGTCGACCACTTCATCGAGCGGTTCCGGCGCCTGAAGGGCAAGGAAATCACCGGCATCGAGCCCGGGGCCCTTTCGCTCCTGATGCGGGCCGAGCTCCCCGGCAATGTGCGCGAGCTCGAGAACGTCATCGAACATGCCTTCATCATGGCCCGGGGCAGTACGGTCCGCGCGCGCCATCTGCCGGAGTCGGTCCGCGGACGGAGCGGACGGCCCGAACCGGCATCGTTCGACGACGCGGAGCGCGATCTCATCGTCCGCACACTGGCGAAGACGGGATGGAACCGGACGGCCGCCGCGCGGGAGCTCGGGATCCACAAGACGACGCTCTGGCGCAAGATGAAGAAGCTGGATATCGAGCCGCCCGCGTGA
- a CDS encoding dinitrogenase iron-molybdenum cofactor biosynthesis protein has protein sequence MKIAVTSTGADQSSAVDARFGRAPWLHVFDTDSGEHTAIDNTANAQGRSGVGVTTAQRVADAGADVVLTGRLGPNAQRVLEGSGIKVVLGVDGTVRAAVDSYTDGR, from the coding sequence ATGAAGATAGCAGTGACTTCGACGGGTGCCGATCAGTCGAGCGCGGTCGACGCGCGGTTCGGGCGCGCACCATGGCTCCATGTTTTCGACACGGATTCGGGAGAGCACACGGCGATCGACAACACGGCGAACGCACAGGGTCGCTCGGGTGTGGGTGTGACCACGGCGCAGCGCGTCGCGGACGCGGGCGCCGACGTCGTCCTGACGGGACGGCTCGGACCGAACGCCCAGCGCGTGCTCGAGGGCTCCGGGATCAAGGTCGTTCTCGGGGTCGACGGCACAGTGCGGGCCGCGGTCGATTCCTACACGGACGGAAGGTGA
- a CDS encoding dinitrogenase iron-molybdenum cofactor biosynthesis protein, which produces MRVGIPIWNEHVSPVLDAAERLLVIEFEDGKPDRTETRRLARASAAEVGASVRGARVDVLICGALSAELARILAGSETRVVPWVTGTADEVARAFIEGTLGDPRFSLPGCRRGFGGKRRRRRGGGVGGGGRRR; this is translated from the coding sequence TTGCGTGTCGGCATCCCGATCTGGAACGAGCATGTGTCACCTGTCCTCGATGCGGCGGAGCGCCTGCTCGTCATCGAGTTCGAGGACGGAAAGCCGGACAGGACCGAGACGAGACGATTGGCGCGGGCGAGCGCTGCCGAGGTGGGCGCGTCCGTAAGAGGCGCCCGCGTCGACGTGCTCATCTGCGGAGCGTTGTCTGCCGAGCTCGCCCGCATCCTGGCCGGGAGCGAGACGCGGGTCGTTCCCTGGGTGACCGGCACAGCCGACGAGGTGGCGCGGGCCTTCATCGAGGGCACGCTCGGAGACCCGCGCTTCTCGCTGCCCGGCTGCCGCCGCGGCTTCGGCGGCAAGAGACGAAGACGTCGCGGCGGCGGCGTCGGGGGAGGAGGCAGGAGACGATGA